The Streptomyces sp. NBC_01275 genome has a segment encoding these proteins:
- a CDS encoding helix-turn-helix transcriptional regulator, whose product MSAAEFAQLLRELKERSGLSYGTLAKRLHMSTSTLHRYCNGDAVPADYAPVERLARLCKASPEELVALHRRWVLADAGRGRKTGVAELAVTAAAEETVREEGGAGEELLDQPGQLDQPDQLDQSGRPRLTRSRRTLLLAGVGVVAALGAVALALSLSLPSGGSDEVKSGGGRSAEAGAASVQGRGAEGTSSPSVSASPSVSPSASASASPSAPVSPSGSAAGAQADSVPLTVATRPYAWVDPCSQHYLIERGPGQVAPPPVEEDAPAWVASHGAVSAGEQFLALTVQGTGEETVVVDSLTVRTVKKRSPLAWNDYAMGYPGVGCGGGVPTRSFSVALDAARPALVPEAGHRDFPFKVSESDPEIYYVTADASAYDVSWYLELSWSSGSRHGTLKIDDDGKPFRTSGENGRPDYEFPLGGSAWERAGASPTP is encoded by the coding sequence GTGTCTGCGGCCGAGTTCGCGCAGTTGCTGCGGGAGTTGAAGGAGCGGTCCGGGCTCAGCTACGGGACGCTCGCGAAACGGCTCCACATGAGTACGTCGACGCTGCACCGTTACTGCAACGGGGACGCCGTTCCCGCGGACTACGCGCCCGTGGAGCGGCTGGCCCGCCTCTGCAAGGCGTCGCCCGAGGAACTCGTCGCACTGCACCGGCGGTGGGTGCTGGCGGATGCGGGGAGGGGGAGGAAGACGGGGGTGGCGGAGCTTGCCGTTACGGCGGCGGCTGAGGAGACGGTTCGTGAAGAGGGCGGCGCGGGGGAGGAACTGCTCGATCAGCCTGGCCAGCTCGATCAGCCTGATCAGCTCGACCAGTCCGGCCGACCTCGCCTTACGCGCAGTCGCCGTACCCTGCTCCTCGCCGGCGTCGGAGTCGTGGCCGCGCTCGGGGCCGTAGCCCTGGCGCTCTCGCTGAGTCTGCCGTCCGGCGGCTCGGACGAGGTGAAGAGCGGGGGCGGCCGGTCCGCCGAGGCCGGGGCCGCGTCCGTGCAGGGGCGTGGCGCGGAGGGCACGTCGTCGCCGTCCGTCTCCGCGAGCCCCTCCGTCTCGCCCTCGGCATCCGCCTCCGCCTCCCCCTCCGCCCCGGTCTCCCCATCCGGCTCCGCCGCCGGGGCGCAGGCCGATTCCGTTCCGCTGACGGTCGCCACCCGCCCGTACGCCTGGGTGGACCCGTGCAGCCAGCACTACCTGATCGAGCGGGGGCCGGGACAGGTCGCTCCGCCGCCCGTCGAGGAGGACGCGCCCGCCTGGGTGGCCAGCCATGGGGCCGTGTCGGCGGGGGAGCAGTTTCTGGCGCTGACCGTGCAGGGGACCGGCGAGGAGACCGTGGTCGTGGACAGCTTGACGGTCCGTACGGTCAAGAAGCGCTCGCCGCTCGCCTGGAACGACTACGCCATGGGCTATCCGGGCGTCGGCTGCGGCGGAGGCGTGCCGACCCGTTCCTTCTCCGTCGCCCTCGACGCGGCGCGCCCGGCGCTCGTGCCCGAGGCGGGGCACCGGGACTTCCCGTTCAAGGTGAGCGAGTCCGACCCGGAGATCTACTACGTCACCGCCGACGCCTCCGCGTACGACGTGAGCTGGTATCTGGAGCTGTCCTGGTCGAGCGGTTCACGGCACGGCACGCTGAAGATCGACGACGACGGCAAGCCGTTCCGCACGAGCGGCGAGAACGGGCGGCCCGACTACGAGTTCCCGCTCGGCGGCTCCGCCTGGGAGCGGGCGGGGGCGTCCCCGACGCCGTAG
- a CDS encoding PLP-dependent aminotransferase family protein, translating into MTVASAPEAPAGLDASEASAPLPPLAARARSTGGSPVRDILAVTARPEVINFAGGLPAPELFDRDGVAAAFRHVLEEVPGQALQYSTTEGEPALREALAARTSVRGLATEADELLVTTGSQQALSLLGAALIDPGDTVLVEAPCYLAALQVFGLAGARVVAVPADADGPDPDALAELVVRERPKLFYTVPTFQNPTGRTLPAARRAAISSVAARHGLWIVEDDPYGELRYDGERVPWIAAHPDARDRTVLLGSFSKVMAPGVRLGWLRAPAQLRRACVVAKQAADLHTPTVNQLAAARYLAVSDLDAHVARVAGVYRERRDAMAAGLADALPEGASWELPEGGMFLWARLPSSYDTTALLPRVLEQDVAYVPGAPFYAAEPDRSTLRLCFVTQTPEEIGEGLRRLGRGLK; encoded by the coding sequence ATGACTGTCGCATCCGCACCCGAAGCCCCCGCAGGGCTCGACGCGTCCGAAGCGTCCGCCCCGCTTCCGCCCCTCGCCGCCCGTGCCCGGTCCACCGGGGGTTCGCCCGTACGGGACATCCTCGCCGTCACCGCCCGCCCCGAGGTGATCAACTTCGCGGGTGGGCTGCCCGCGCCCGAGCTGTTCGACCGGGACGGCGTGGCGGCGGCCTTCCGGCATGTGCTGGAGGAGGTCCCGGGGCAGGCCCTTCAGTACTCCACCACCGAGGGCGAGCCGGCTCTGCGGGAGGCGCTGGCGGCGCGGACGTCCGTGCGCGGGCTGGCCACGGAGGCCGACGAGCTGCTCGTCACCACCGGCTCCCAGCAGGCGCTCTCGCTGCTGGGAGCCGCCCTGATCGACCCCGGCGACACGGTCCTCGTCGAGGCTCCCTGCTATCTGGCGGCCCTCCAGGTGTTCGGCCTGGCGGGGGCGCGGGTGGTGGCCGTGCCGGCGGACGCGGACGGCCCCGACCCGGACGCCCTGGCCGAACTGGTGGTGCGGGAGCGGCCGAAGCTCTTCTACACCGTCCCCACCTTCCAGAACCCCACCGGCCGCACCCTCCCCGCCGCCCGCCGCGCCGCGATCTCCTCCGTCGCCGCCCGGCACGGCCTGTGGATCGTCGAGGACGACCCCTACGGCGAACTGCGCTACGACGGTGAGCGCGTCCCCTGGATCGCCGCCCACCCCGACGCCCGTGACCGCACGGTGCTGCTCGGCTCCTTCTCCAAGGTCATGGCCCCCGGTGTGCGGCTGGGCTGGCTGCGGGCTCCGGCGCAGCTGCGGCGGGCCTGTGTCGTCGCCAAGCAGGCGGCGGATCTGCACACGCCGACCGTCAACCAGCTGGCCGCGGCACGGTACTTGGCCGTGTCCGACCTCGACGCGCATGTGGCGCGGGTGGCCGGCGTGTACCGCGAGCGGCGGGATGCCATGGCCGCGGGGCTGGCGGACGCCCTGCCGGAGGGGGCGAGTTGGGAGCTGCCCGAGGGCGGGATGTTCCTCTGGGCCCGGCTGCCGTCGTCGTACGACACCACGGCTCTGCTGCCGCGTGTGCTGGAACAGGACGTGGCGTACGTCCCCGGCGCGCCCTTCTACGCCGCCGAGCCCGACCGCTCGACCCTCCGGCTCTGCTTCGTGACGCAGACGCCGGAGGAGATCGGGGAGGGGCTGCGGAGGCTGGGGCGGGGGCTGAAGTAG
- a CDS encoding DUF4253 domain-containing protein, which yields MATLPNPLPQLASDPSGRSLGLQLPPGRLIDATAGEVVLWHAEQQAASGAWKALGRPAGRAGLLPVLVDLGSRQGGPEEWELVPELMSYPGDHDVEEVLAEYWDDVATQGEEWPGLAEPTTLTADPDARATEIADALSEGPPGFKEPHLALVSARRSADIPASVGWSGSVDHEEDVARLSAVLRSWEDRFGIRVVALGYDRLTVSVAAPPADLAEAEAVAAEHFAFCPYSVLPGPDDTLTAYAQHLIGERAWHFQWD from the coding sequence ATGGCGACTCTTCCCAACCCGCTCCCCCAGCTCGCGTCCGACCCGAGCGGGCGTTCTCTTGGGCTCCAACTCCCGCCCGGGCGGCTGATCGACGCGACGGCGGGCGAGGTCGTGCTGTGGCACGCCGAGCAGCAGGCGGCGTCCGGCGCCTGGAAGGCGCTGGGCCGGCCCGCCGGGAGGGCGGGACTGCTCCCCGTTCTCGTCGACCTCGGCAGCAGGCAAGGCGGCCCGGAGGAATGGGAGTTGGTGCCCGAGTTGATGTCGTACCCCGGGGATCACGACGTCGAGGAGGTCCTCGCGGAGTACTGGGACGACGTCGCGACGCAGGGCGAGGAGTGGCCCGGTCTGGCCGAGCCCACCACCCTCACCGCCGATCCGGACGCCCGCGCCACCGAGATCGCCGACGCGCTGTCCGAGGGCCCGCCCGGTTTCAAGGAGCCGCACCTGGCCCTGGTGTCCGCCCGCCGCAGCGCGGACATCCCGGCGTCCGTCGGCTGGTCGGGATCCGTCGACCACGAGGAGGACGTGGCCCGGCTCAGCGCGGTGCTCCGCTCCTGGGAGGACCGCTTCGGCATACGCGTCGTCGCGCTGGGCTACGACCGCCTGACCGTGTCCGTAGCCGCCCCGCCCGCCGACCTCGCCGAGGCGGAGGCGGTCGCCGCCGAGCACTTCGCCTTCTGCCCGTACTCCGTCCTGCCGGGCCCGGACGACACCCTGACCGCCTACGCCCAGCACCTCATCGGCGAACGCGCCTGGCACTTCCAGTGGGACTGA
- the argS gene encoding arginine--tRNA ligase — MASVTSLGDSVQQHLASALSATLPEAAGADPLLRRSDRADFQANGILALAKKAKANPRELATQVVANVVTGGVIKEIEVSGPGFLNVTITDRAITENLAARYADTDRLGVPLAEHPGTTVIDYAQPNVAKEMHVGHLRSAVIGDAVVQILEFTGESVVRRHHIGDWGTQFGMLIQYLDEHPHELDHKDAEGGAVSGEEAMSNLDRLYKSARRLFDSDEEFKTRARRRVVDLQAGDPPTLAAWQRFVDESKIYFFSVFEKLDMEIQDPDIVGESGYNDMLHETCRLLEESGVAVRSEGALCVFFDDVKGPDGNPVPLIVQKSDGGFGYAATDLSAIRDRVFNLKANTLVYVVDARQSLHFKMVFETARRAGWLGDDVTAYQLAFGTVLGKDGKPFKTREGETVKLVDLLDEAVERASAVVREKAQDLSEAEIAERGAQVGVGAVKYADLSTSANRDYKFDLDQMVSLNGDTSVYLQYAYARIQSILRKAGEVRPSAHPELELADAERALGLHVDSFAETVADAAAEYAPHKLAAYLYQLASLFTTFYDKCPVIKPAPPKDIAENRLFLSDITARTLHQGMALLGIRTPEKL, encoded by the coding sequence ATGGCCTCGGTCACGTCTCTCGGCGACTCCGTCCAGCAGCACCTCGCGTCCGCCCTCTCGGCCACCCTGCCGGAGGCCGCCGGAGCGGACCCGCTGCTGCGACGAAGCGACCGGGCCGACTTCCAGGCCAACGGCATCCTGGCGCTGGCCAAGAAGGCGAAGGCGAACCCCCGGGAGCTGGCGACCCAGGTCGTGGCGAACGTGGTGACGGGTGGCGTGATCAAGGAGATCGAGGTCTCGGGCCCCGGCTTCCTGAACGTGACGATCACCGACAGGGCGATCACCGAGAACCTCGCGGCGCGCTACGCGGACACGGACCGGCTCGGCGTGCCCCTCGCGGAGCACCCGGGCACGACGGTCATCGACTACGCCCAGCCGAACGTGGCGAAGGAGATGCACGTAGGCCACCTGCGCTCGGCGGTGATCGGCGACGCGGTCGTCCAGATCCTCGAGTTCACGGGCGAGAGCGTCGTGCGCCGCCACCACATCGGCGACTGGGGCACCCAGTTCGGCATGCTCATCCAGTACCTGGACGAGCACCCGCACGAGCTGGACCACAAGGACGCCGAGGGCGGCGCGGTCTCCGGCGAGGAGGCGATGTCCAACCTCGACCGCCTCTACAAGTCCGCGCGCAGGCTCTTCGACTCCGACGAGGAGTTCAAGACGCGGGCCCGGCGCAGGGTGGTCGACCTCCAGGCCGGCGACCCGCCCACGCTCGCGGCCTGGCAGCGGTTCGTCGACGAGTCGAAGATCTACTTCTTCTCCGTCTTCGAGAAGCTGGACATGGAGATCCAGGACCCGGACATCGTCGGCGAGTCGGGCTACAACGACATGCTGCACGAGACCTGCCGCCTCCTGGAGGAGTCGGGCGTCGCGGTCCGCTCCGAGGGCGCGCTCTGCGTCTTCTTCGACGACGTCAAGGGCCCGGACGGCAACCCGGTCCCGCTGATCGTCCAGAAGTCCGACGGCGGCTTCGGCTACGCGGCGACGGACCTCTCCGCGATCCGCGACCGCGTCTTCAACCTGAAGGCGAACACCCTCGTCTACGTCGTGGACGCCCGTCAGTCCCTGCACTTCAAGATGGTCTTCGAGACGGCCCGCAGGGCCGGCTGGCTGGGCGACGACGTGACGGCGTACCAGCTCGCCTTCGGCACGGTCCTCGGCAAGGACGGCAAGCCGTTCAAGACCCGTGAGGGCGAGACGGTCAAGCTGGTCGACCTCCTCGACGAGGCGGTCGAGCGCGCGTCGGCCGTGGTCCGCGAGAAGGCCCAGGACCTGTCGGAGGCGGAGATCGCCGAGCGGGGCGCCCAGGTGGGCGTCGGCGCGGTGAAGTACGCGGACCTGTCGACGTCGGCGAACCGGGACTACAAGTTCGACCTGGACCAGATGGTCTCCCTCAACGGCGACACGTCCGTCTACCTCCAGTACGCCTACGCCCGCATCCAGTCCATCCTGCGCAAGGCCGGAGAGGTACGCCCGTCCGCGCACCCGGAGCTCGAACTGGCCGACGCGGAGCGGGCGTTGGGCCTGCACGTCGACTCCTTCGCGGAGACGGTGGCGGACGCGGCGGCGGAGTACGCCCCGCACAAGCTGGCGGCGTACCTCTACCAGCTGGCGTCCCTGTTCACGACGTTCTACGACAAGTGCCCGGTGATCAAGCCGGCGCCGCCGAAGGACATCGCGGAGAACCGCCTGTTCCTGTCCGACATCACGGCCCGCACCCTTCACCAGGGCATGGCCCTGCTGGGCATCAGGACCCCCGAGAAGCTCTGA
- the lysS gene encoding lysine--tRNA ligase: MPIVAQSTETTDWVSRFADEVIEESERRAPGKTVVVASGLSPSGPIHLGNLREVMTPHLVADEIRRRGLQVRHLISWDDYDRYRKVPEGIPGVDKPTYEQHIGKPLTSVPAPPGSAYPNWAEHFKAAMVEALAELGVEFDGISQTAQYTSGVYREQILHAVRHRADIDAILDQYRTKKAPQGKKPQQKAVDEAELEAAEGSGAASEDDGSSGSAGYFPYKPYCGNCEKDLTTVVSYVDDTTELSYTCTACGFAETVRLNEFNRGKLVWKVDWPMRWAYEGVVFEPSGVDHSSPGSSFQVGGQIVGIFGGKQPIGPMYAFVGISGMAKMSSSKGGVPTPSDALKIMEPQLLRWLYARRRPNQSFKIAFDQEIQRLYDEWDKLDGKVADGSALPADVAAHARAVGTAARELPRTPRPLPYRTLAAAADITAGHQDQALRILSELDPQNPLGSLDEARPRYDKAEAWINTQVPADQRTVVRTEPDAELLKSLDEASQQSLRLLLDGLADHWSLDGLTHLVYGVPKVQAGFPADATPKDLPPEIKTAQRTFFALLYHLLVSRDTGPRLPTLLLAVGQERVRALLGE, encoded by the coding sequence GTGCCGATCGTGGCTCAGAGCACCGAGACCACCGACTGGGTCTCCCGTTTCGCGGACGAGGTCATCGAGGAGTCGGAGCGTCGGGCCCCCGGGAAAACCGTCGTCGTCGCGTCCGGTCTCTCCCCCTCCGGCCCCATCCACCTCGGCAACCTGCGCGAGGTCATGACCCCGCACCTGGTCGCCGACGAGATCCGCCGCCGTGGGCTCCAGGTCCGCCATCTGATCTCCTGGGACGACTACGACCGGTACCGCAAGGTGCCCGAGGGGATCCCGGGGGTCGACAAGCCGACCTACGAGCAGCACATCGGCAAGCCGCTGACCTCCGTGCCCGCGCCCCCCGGCTCCGCGTACCCGAACTGGGCCGAGCACTTCAAGGCCGCCATGGTCGAGGCGCTGGCCGAGCTGGGCGTGGAGTTCGACGGGATCAGCCAGACGGCGCAGTACACCTCCGGCGTCTACCGCGAGCAGATCCTGCACGCCGTCAGGCACCGCGCCGACATCGACGCGATCCTCGACCAGTACCGCACCAAGAAGGCCCCGCAGGGGAAGAAGCCGCAGCAGAAGGCGGTCGACGAGGCCGAGCTGGAGGCCGCCGAGGGCTCCGGCGCGGCGAGCGAGGACGACGGCAGCTCCGGCTCCGCCGGGTACTTCCCGTACAAGCCGTACTGCGGCAACTGCGAGAAGGACCTGACCACCGTCGTCTCCTACGTCGACGACACCACCGAGCTGTCGTACACCTGCACGGCCTGTGGCTTCGCCGAGACCGTGCGGCTGAACGAGTTCAACCGCGGCAAGCTGGTCTGGAAGGTCGACTGGCCGATGCGGTGGGCGTACGAGGGCGTCGTCTTCGAGCCGTCCGGCGTCGACCACTCCTCTCCGGGGTCGTCCTTCCAGGTCGGCGGACAGATCGTCGGGATCTTCGGCGGGAAGCAGCCGATCGGGCCGATGTACGCGTTCGTCGGCATCAGCGGCATGGCGAAGATGTCGTCGTCCAAGGGCGGGGTCCCCACCCCATCCGACGCGCTGAAGATCATGGAGCCGCAGCTCCTGCGCTGGCTCTACGCCCGCCGCCGCCCCAACCAGTCCTTCAAGATCGCCTTCGACCAGGAGATCCAGCGGCTCTACGACGAGTGGGACAAGCTCGACGGCAAGGTCGCCGACGGCTCCGCGCTGCCGGCGGACGTCGCCGCCCACGCGCGCGCCGTGGGCACGGCCGCCCGTGAACTGCCCCGCACGCCCCGCCCGCTGCCCTACCGCACGCTCGCGGCCGCCGCCGACATCACCGCCGGGCACCAGGACCAGGCCCTGCGGATCCTGTCCGAGCTCGACCCGCAGAACCCGCTCGGCTCGCTGGACGAGGCCCGCCCCCGCTACGACAAGGCCGAGGCCTGGATCAACACCCAGGTCCCCGCCGACCAGCGCACCGTCGTGCGCACCGAGCCCGACGCCGAGCTGCTGAAGTCCCTCGACGAGGCCTCCCAGCAGTCCCTGCGGCTGCTGCTCGACGGACTCGCCGACCACTGGTCCCTCGACGGGCTCACCCACCTGGTCTACGGCGTGCCCAAGGTCCAGGCAGGCTTCCCCGCCGACGCCACGCCCAAGGATCTCCCGCCGGAGATCAAGACCGCCCAGCGGACGTTCTTCGCACTGCTCTACCACCTGCTGGTGAGCCGTGACACCGGCCCGCGCCTGCCCACCCTGCTCCTCGCGGTGGGCCAGGAGCGGGTGCGGGCCCTGCTCGGGGAGTAG
- a CDS encoding DUF2637 domain-containing protein, translated as MSERIELTRTHRVLIGVVVTGAVIIAGIGFAGSYAAVRELAIEKGFGNFAYVFPIGIDAGICVLLALDLLLTWIRIPFPLLRQTAWLLTAATIAFNGAAAWPDPLGTGMHAVIPVLFVVAVEAARHAIGRIADITADKHMEGVRLTRWLLSPVPTFLLWRRMKLWELRSYDQVIKLEQERLVYQARLHSRFGRSWRRKAPVESLMPLRLARYGVPLTETAPAGLAAAGIEPALLPPIQAQQPQPQQVQQAQPQTALAPQQELQELTAAPAQQQQAQQQPQQQQPQSQPQQQPAPPVDDQNNPWFQFQSPHEVAYQGGYDPTYDPSEQYAEWYEQQQHAEQYQDQYQEEPPAQEPSPEETGSFPIPVGPGRSRELGEGGGTPIAEPDEESYYQIFKQSSMSGSGYPTPSQFSYDVEATYGTPIPDSEAKRMVMRFQNRHAAELEEDHIA; from the coding sequence GTGTCCGAGCGAATAGAGCTGACCCGGACGCACCGCGTTCTCATCGGCGTGGTCGTGACCGGCGCCGTGATCATCGCCGGTATCGGCTTCGCAGGTTCGTACGCCGCCGTCCGCGAGCTGGCCATCGAGAAGGGTTTCGGGAACTTCGCCTACGTGTTCCCGATCGGCATCGACGCGGGCATCTGCGTCCTGCTGGCCCTGGATCTGCTCCTGACCTGGATCCGCATCCCCTTCCCGCTGCTGCGGCAGACGGCCTGGCTGCTGACGGCGGCGACGATCGCCTTCAACGGCGCGGCGGCCTGGCCGGACCCGCTGGGCACGGGCATGCACGCGGTGATCCCGGTCCTGTTCGTGGTCGCCGTCGAGGCGGCCCGGCACGCGATCGGCCGGATCGCGGACATCACGGCCGACAAGCACATGGAGGGCGTCCGCCTCACCCGCTGGCTGCTCTCCCCGGTGCCCACGTTCCTGCTCTGGCGCCGGATGAAGCTGTGGGAGCTGCGCTCCTACGACCAGGTGATCAAGCTGGAGCAGGAACGTCTCGTCTACCAGGCGAGGCTCCACTCCCGCTTCGGCCGGTCCTGGCGGCGCAAGGCCCCGGTGGAGTCCCTGATGCCGCTGCGTCTGGCGCGTTACGGCGTGCCGCTGACGGAGACGGCCCCGGCGGGCCTGGCGGCGGCGGGCATAGAACCGGCCCTGCTGCCCCCGATCCAGGCACAGCAGCCCCAGCCGCAGCAGGTACAGCAGGCCCAGCCCCAGACGGCCCTGGCGCCCCAGCAGGAGCTGCAGGAGCTGACAGCGGCCCCCGCACAGCAACAGCAGGCCCAGCAACAACCCCAGCAGCAACAGCCTCAATCGCAGCCTCAGCAGCAGCCCGCGCCGCCCGTGGACGACCAGAACAACCCCTGGTTCCAGTTCCAGTCGCCGCACGAGGTCGCCTACCAGGGCGGCTACGACCCGACGTACGACCCGTCGGAGCAGTACGCCGAGTGGTACGAGCAGCAGCAGCACGCCGAGCAGTACCAGGACCAGTACCAGGAGGAGCCCCCGGCCCAGGAGCCCTCTCCGGAGGAGACCGGTTCCTTCCCCATCCCGGTGGGTCCGGGCCGCAGCCGTGAGCTGGGCGAGGGCGGCGGCACGCCGATCGCCGAGCCCGACGAGGAGTCGTACTACCAGATCTTCAAGCAGTCGTCGATGAGCGGCAGCGGCTACCCGACGCCGAGCCAGTTCAGCTACGACGTGGAGGCGACCTACGGCACCCCCATCCCGGACTCCGAGGCCAAGCGCATGGTCATGCGCTTCCAGAACCGCCACGCGGCGGAACTGGAGGAGGACCACATCGCCTGA